The following proteins are encoded in a genomic region of Notolabrus celidotus isolate fNotCel1 chromosome 19, fNotCel1.pri, whole genome shotgun sequence:
- the cdk9 gene encoding cyclin-dependent kinase 9 → MQREKTSNTTAAAAAAAEKPDREAAIMSKYYDGVEFPYCDEFSKYEKMAKIGQGTFGEVFKAKHRQTGKKVALKKVLMENEKEGFPITALREIKILQLLKHENVVNLIEICRTKATQFNRYKGSIYLVFDFCEHDLAGLLSNTNVKFTLAEIKKVMQMLLNGLYYIHRNKILHRDMKAANVLITRDGVLKLADFGLARAFSLAKNSQGNRYTNRVVTLWYRPPELLLGERDYGPPIDLWGGGCIMAEMWTRSPIMQGNTEQHQLTLISQLCGSITSEVWPGVDKKYELYQKMELPKGQKRKVKDRLKAYVKDPYALDLIDKLLVLDPAQRTDSDDALNHDFFWSDPMPSDLKNMLSTHNTSMFEYLAPPRRRGHMPQQQPNQNRNPATTSQTEFDRVF, encoded by the exons ATGCAGCGAGAGAAAACAAGCAACACCACGGCGGCTGCTGCTGCGGCGGCTGAAAA GCCGGACCGGGAGGCCGCCATCATGTCCAAGTACTACGATGGGGTCGAGTTTCCTTACTGCGACGAGTTCTCTAAATATGAGAAAATGGCCAAAATTGGACAAGGAACCTTTGG GGAGGTGTTCAAAGCAAAGCACAGACAGACTGGGAAGAAGGTGGCGTTGAAGAAAGTGTTGATGGAGAATGAAAAAGAAGGA TTTCCGATCACCGCTCTGAGAGAGATAAAGATCCTGCAGCTGCTCAAACATGAAAACGTTGTCAATCTGATCGAGATCTGCAGAACCAAAG ccACTCAGTTCAACAGATACAAAGGCAGCATCTACCTGGTGTTTGACTTCTGTGAGCACGACCTGGCAGGGCTGCTGAGTAACACCAACGTGAAGTTCACTCTGGCCGAGATCAAGAAGGTGATGCAGATGCTGCTGAACGGACTTTACTACATCCACAGGAACAAG ATCCTGCACAGAGACATGAAAGCAGCCAACGTGCTGATCACCAGAGACGGTGTCCTGAAGCTGGCTGACTTCGGTTTGGCTCGAGCCTTCAGTCTGGCTAAGAACAGTCAGGGGAACCGATACACCAACAGAGTGGTGACGCTGTGGTACAGAcctccagagctgctgctgg gagAGCGAGACTACGGCCCTCCCATCGACCTGTGGGGAGGAGGCTGCATCATGGCGGAGATGTGGACCAGGAGTCCCATCATGCAGGGAAACACGGAGCAGCACCAGCTGACCCTCATCAGCCAGCTGTGTGGCTCCATCACTTCAGAG GTGTGGCCCGGCGTAGATAAAAAGTACGAGCTGTACCAGAAGATGGAGCTCCCGAAAGGTCAGAAGAGGAAAGTGAAGGACCGCCTGAAAGCGTACGTCAAAGACCCGTACGCTCTGGACCTGATCGACAAACTCCTGGTGCTTGACCCGGCGCAGCGCACTGACAGCGACGACGCGCTCAACCACGACTTCTTCTGGTCCGACCCGATGCCGTCTGACCTGAAGAACATGCTCTCCACACACAACACCTCTATGTTCGAGTACCTGGCCCCGCCCAGGCGGAGAGGTCACATGCCGCAGCAGCAGCCCAACCAGAACAGAAACCCGGCCACCACGAGCCAGACGGAGTTTGACCGGGTGTTTTAG